The Abditibacteriota bacterium genome segment GATATCCAGGTTCTTGTCCCACAGGCTCCAGTCCCACTTGTCCTTGCCGTCGTTTTCCACGGAGCGCCAGGTGACGTAGTTTTCCACACTGGTGACCCCCAGCTTTTTGAACAGCTTGCCCGTGTTCACGTCTATGAGGTCATACACGCCTATGCCGTACACGTAGCGGACGTCGGGGTCTCTTTTGCCCGTGAAGCCCATGGAGTCAAAATAAGCGTCCAGAGCTTCGTCCTGACTTTCCGCCTCCAGCTTTTCGTTGTATATATCCACCCGGCTCACTGCCAGACCGGGAGCGGTGGTCAGACGAAAGCTGGCGTCCAGGTTCATCTTGCCGGCAGGCACAAAATCGTCATAATTCACCACGGCCCTGTTCCAGCCGCCCTTCATATACTGGGCGGAGCCGGCGTTGCTGTAGTCCTCTCTGGAGGAATTGATCTGCACGCTGAGCTGCACAAAGGAGCCCCGGGTGAGATTGTATTCCACCACGATGGAGCCTTCCGGCTTGATCTTGCTCCGGACCCGGGGATCTATGTAAAAATACATGCAGTTGTATTCGTTGCCGCTGTCCTGGGCCACGGCGCACACCCGGCCCTCCAGCTCGGCGCCGGCCACCTTGCAGTCGCCCCCTTCCATGAGGGTGATATCGCCGCCGCCCTGAGCCAGAAAGCTGGCCACGGGCTCCGCGCAAAAGGCCGCGGCGGCCGCTATGATCATCAAAAACACTAAAAAGGCTTTCATTGGTCGCTCTCCAAATAATAATACTAAAATAATTATAGCATACGAAGGGGCTTTATTACTACAATACTTCCCTCCAAATCGGCGGGAGCGGCAAAAAAACGCCTGACGGCTGCCGAAACCGGGACCACAAAATAAGACACGGCCGCCCGTAAGGGCTGCCGTATCGCAAGCAGGGTCCCGCGCGCCGTCCCCGAGTCCTCCCCGCAGGGAGCCCGGGATATCACGGCTGTTCAGGCTCTGTTGAACTTGTCCCTGGGCTTTTTGCAGCGGGGGCATTTCCAATCCTCGGGCAGGTCCTCAAAGGCTACGCCGCCGTTTTCTGCGGGATCGTACACGTAGCCGCACACCGAGCACACGTATTTGCCGGTGGTCTTGAACTGACTGAAATCCGGAGTGGCATATACGGTGGCCGGAGGAGCGTCCAGATCGATGACGCGCCGGGCCTCCAGGTTGTCATAGCCCTGGGGAGTGTGGGTGGACACGTACACGGTGGGATGCTCTCTGACAAACTCACGCACGTTATCCAGGGTCTCCCGTGCCGCCTCTATGTCCTCGTACACGATCGACAGCTTGTTGGCATACAGGGCCTCGTCCAGGTAGGTCACGTCGCCGTGGATCATATAAAACAGGCCGTCCAGCTCGACTATCACGATACTGTTTCCCCTGGTGTGTCCCTGAGCCTTGATATAATAGATGCCGTCGCCCATTTTTTGGCAGGCGGGGAAATTGTAATAGGGTCCGTCGGTAAAATCCACGGGGACCACGTTGGGCAAAGCCAGCTCTTCCGCCCCGGCTTCTTCCCTGGAGGCGTATATGCGGGCATTGGGAAAAGAGCGCAGCTCCCCGGTGTGATCGGCATGCTTGTGGGTAATGAGTATTTTGGTCACCTGCTCGGGCTTGTAGCCCAGCTCCCTGAAGGCTGCCATATAGCTGTTTTTCTCTCTGCCGAGATACACGGAGGTGGTCTCGTCCGGCGCTTCCTCGGGAGTCCCCTCGGGAAGCCCTGTGTCCACCAGGATCACCTCATCTCCCGTGTCGATGAGATAGTTGGTCAGGGCGCCTCTGTAACGCACCTGCGGGTCAAATTTGTCCGGCCCCTCTTCTCCGCCGAATACAAAGGGCTGAGTAAAAAAGCCGTTTTCTCTGAATTTTACGGCCTTGATCTCCATATATTGTCCTCCCGATGGTTTTTATCAAATTGAGCGCTCATCATGCCTGCGGCAGGCGGCGCATATTTTTCACAGCGCTCGCAAGGCTTTTCGGCCTTTCGCACAATGAGCATTTGCTATAACAATTATAGCACATAAGGGGGCCTTTTTCTACGAAGTCTTCCGTTTCTTTTTCCCCTGCGCCGGGCAGATATATTTTGACTTTTTGCCGGCTCCGATGGTATAATAATATTTATGAAACAGACTATTACCCTCATCATCATATTGGCAGCCGCCTGTCTGCAGATACAGCTGTCCGGAGCAGAATATCCGAACGTGTACAGGCAGCCTCAGGGAGAGCCGGTGCTGGAAGCCGACCGCATCAGCGGCGGCAAGACGGACGTGGTCGCCGAGGGCAGCGTGGAAGCGGTGTATGACTTTTATCACCTGCTGTCGGACAGACTGGAATACAGGAAGGACCGGCTGTTCAGGGCGGAGGACCTGAGCCTCTTTACCTGCAGCGACACGGAGCGGCCCCATCTGTCCGTGAAGGCCGGGCTGCTGGAGGCCGAGAACACGGACGGCAAATACAGGATCAGGCTGAAGGACCTGTCTGTCAATTACAGAAACAAGCGGATCCTGAAGATACCCGCCTACAACTACACCTACAACCCGGACGCCCGTTCGCCCATGATCAACCTGCCCGTACCGGGCTACGGCAAGGGCGACGGCTTTACCCTGAAATATTCGCCCGTGTTCATAGACAGCTATCACACCTACGCCTCCGCGTCCATGAAATACGGCACCAAGAGCCGTTTTTCCTTTGACGCGGGGCTGTCCTACGGCTTTGACGGCTATCTGGACAACTCCCGCTACAAGACCCTGAAGGCCCAGGACGCCATCAGATACGTCACCGATTACTCCCTGTCCTTCAGGGAGCCGGACCCCCGGGACCGCAAGCCCGCCCGGCTGGTGGGGGACGTGAACCTCTGCTACAAGCACAAGATGACCACCTTGTACAAGGAAGCCATCAACGTGTACCGGATGCCTGAGGTCAGGCTCACCTACTATATGAAGGAATTGGGCAACGCCCGGGGAGCAGACCGGAGAGCGGTCCTCACCCCTTCCCTCCAGGTGAGCTGGTGCAGAGAAAAGGACCAGCCCGTGGACAAGAGCATGTCCATATTCTATGATGACAAATACAGGTCCAAATTCACCGCCGAGGCGGAGCTGCCCTATCTGCTGGGCACCTGGGGCGGCGTCACCGTGCAGCCGGTGGTGAAGGGCATATACAACAGATACGAGGACAAGAGCACCTACAAGGCCCTGGCCTGCGGCGTGGACCTGGCCAGGTTTTACGGGGACAATTCCTTCTGGAACCTGAGGTATCTGTGGGCCAGGGAGGACGGCTTTACCCCCTTTGAGTTTGATTCCATCGCCTATGAGCAGGGGCTTATCGCCACCGCCCAAAAGGACCTGGGCAAATACATACTGGGGGGCTGGTACGCCTACAACTTCCATCTGAAAAAATCCTACAGATACGGCGTGGCCCTGGGCTACAAGACCGACTGCTTCTGGTCGGGAGCCTCCTATGACTTTTATGAAAAAAAGCTGAAGATGAGCGTGGCGATACTTGGTTTTTAGTCTGCGTCTTGCCGGAAGGTGCCTGCTGGGCGCCTTCCTTTTGTATCTGTCCTCCCGGCTGAGACTATGGACCGGCGGTCCGGTCCCGGTCACGGGCCAGACCTTTTGTCTGGCCCTCATGTGCCTGCTCGCCGACACAAAGACGGCGGTGGGCGCGTCGGTCCTGTATCTGGCGGCGGGCGCCGCCGGCCTTGACGTTTTTGCCGGAGGCCGGGGCCTCCACTCCGCCGGCGCCGGCTATCTGACAGCCTTCCCCTTTGCCGCTTTTCTCATGAGCAACCTGAGCCGAAAGGCCCGGCAGACCCTGGCGGGGCTCACCGTCAGCCTGCTGCCGGGACTGACCCTCATATACCTCTGCGGCACCGCGGGACTCATGGCCTCGGAAGGCGTCAGGACCGGCGCGGTGTGGGGCGCAGCCCCCTTTGTGTGCTGGGATATGGTCAAGCTGATATTTGCCGCGCTCCTCGCCCTGAGGGCCCGGAGCGGCAGGGAAGACACTGACGAGTAGCGGGAAAGACGTCCCCGTCGGTCGCGGGAGCGACCGACGGGGACTTGATAATACATGCATCGGCAGGCGCAGAGCGCCTGCCGATGCGCTTTAATGCTCTGCTTTTGCAAAAGGACCGCGAGCCCGGACCACGGACCAAGCCGGGATAGAAGAAGGCGCAAGATCGCCTTCCCGCAAGACACACATCCTGCGGGGCTCTGTCACGCTTCGGGGGTCATGCCGTGAAAGGCGGCAAAGTAAAGGGCAAAGGGTATATCTATCCTGGCGCCGGCGAGACGGGCGTCCGTCAGGTCGCAGCCCTCGCAGCTGCATCTGAGGAGCGCAGCCTCTCTCAGGTCCGCTGCCCGGAGCCCGGCTTCTCTCAGGTCGCAGTCGGTCAGGTCGGCCTTCCGCAGGCTGCAGCCTGCCAGCGCCGCTCCCCTGAGGATGCAGCCGGACAGGTCCGCCCCGTCCAGGGTCAGATAGCTCAGCACCGAGTAGGACAGGTCGCAGGCGCCAAAGCTCAGACCGCCGGTCGCTGCTCCGGAAAAGTCGCAGCCCATGAGTCTGGAGGAGGCAAAGGAGGCCATAAAGAGGTTGGCTCCGTCAAAGCGGCAGTTGACAAAGGAGGAGCCGGAGACCCGGCACAGGTTCAGGGCGGCTCCGCGGAAGTCGCAGTCCGCAAAGGAGCAGCCGGTGATATGGGCTTCGGTCAGGTCCGCCGACCGGAAGGAGCAGCTCTGCCAGGAGTCTCCGGCGAGGGCCTTGCCGTACAGGCTGCGGCCGTCAAAGGAGGCGTCCTTATACTGCCGCTTCATCGGCTTCCTCCGAAGTCGGGGTCAGAGCCTTGCGCTTCCACCCTCCGCTGAAGAAGTATCCGGTAATGAGTATGGAGCCGGCGATGAGGCCCACGACTATTCCCAGCCAGATGCCTGCTTCCTTCATGCCGTGGTTCATGTAGTACCAAGCCAGAGGCACCCTCACGGCCCAGAGGCTGATAAGGGACACCACGGTGGCCACCCAGGTCTGGCCGGCAGCCAGGGGGATACCTTCTCCGCAGAACATAAAGGCGTAGAAGAGATAGGCCACCGCGTTGTATCTCAGATACACGATGCCCACCTCGATGGGTCCCTTTTCGTGGATGAATATCTTCATCAGGAACTCGGGGTAGAACCAGGACAGGAACGCGGGCACCAGAGTGGTGATGAGAGCCAGCAGGCAGCCCCAGTAAAATATCTTTTTTACCCTGTCAAATTTCTGCACGCCTATGTTCTGGCCGGCCATCATGCTCACGGCCATACAGATAGCCTGAGCGGGGGCAAAGGCCACGAAGTCTATTCTGGAGGCCGCTCCAAAGCCGGAGGTGACCACCACGCCGCACTCGTTGACAAAGCCCACTATGAATATGGAGCACACGTTGAGGATCACCTGCTGCAGCATGGTGGGGAAGCCCAGCTTCACGGTGATCCAGGCCAGATCCTTCCGGAACTGCAGATTGCGCAGATGGGGGCACACCACCGACTTGGTGCTGACGAGCCTTATCAGCAGGCACAGGTCCACGATGACCTGGCTGATGCCCATGGCCAGAGCGGCGCCCATAATCCCCAGCTTCGGCAGGCCGAAGGGGCCGCACACCAGCAGCAGGGTAAAGGTGATGGTGAGAAACACGTTGACGATCTGAAAATACATGGTAGGCTTGGAGTCGCCTATCCCTCTCAGACACGAGAACAAAAGGAACTGCAGGAACAAAAACGGCACCACCGCAAACTGTATGGTCAGAAACAGCTTGCCGTCGTGTATCATGGAGGGCTCTGCCTTGATGAGCTTCATCAGCAGGTCGGTGTTGGTGATGCCGAAGACCATGACCAGCGCGCAGGTGATCACCACCAGCACCAGGGAGGTGTCCACGATCTTGCGTATGCCCGCCAGGTCGTTTTTCCCGTAGGCCTGGGCCACCAGAATGGCGGTGGCTGTGGTAAAGCCCACGGCGATGGAGTTGGTCACGAAGATGATGGGCATCACGATGGCCACCACTCCCAGGGCCGCCGCGCTGACGAACTGGCCCAGTATCACAGCGGACACAAAGTTGTTCACCACCACGAACATCATCTGCGCCACCATGGGCAGCGAAAACCTGACCAGCAGCCTGGGAACGCTGCCTTCGGTCATATTCAGGCCGGTATCGCCTTTGTTCAATGTATCCTCCCGACGTATTTCGCGTCTCTGTTATTGTTTGACGGCGCCATAGGGCTGCCTGATGTATTTCACGGGGACAAAGTCTGCCCAGGTCACCTCGTCCGGCGTGACGAGGCACTCTGCGGCATACACCTGCACTCCGGCGGCGTCCGCTGCCTGCAGAGCTTCAAAAAACTCCGGATGATGCCGCAGGGAAGGAGTAAACAGCTTCACTCCCATCATCTGTATCACAAAGTATATCCGGGCCTCATAGCCCAGGCTCAGGGCGCGCTGCAGCTCCCTGACGTGCTTGACGCCCCTCTCGGTGGGGGCGTCGGGAAACATGGCGACGTTGTCCAGCTCAAGGGTGACCCCCTTGACCTCCGCCAGTATCTTTTTCCCGTCCTTTTCCAGATAGTAGTCCAGGCGGGAGCTGCCGAAGGTGTATTCGGGTCTGATGAGCGAAAAGCCCTGCTCCCGGGCCCATTCGCCGAATATCCTGTTGGGGGCCTGGCTGTCTATATTGACCAGCCTCTCCCCCTTGTACACGGACACCAGGTCGTATCGGGTCTTTCTGACGCTTGACGGAGGAGCCGCCTCCACCACGGCCCGGGCCCCGGGCACCAGCAGCTCTTTGCACCGGCCCGTGTTTTTCACGTGGCAGACCACAGTCTCCCCTCCCACGAGGACGTGGGCTACAAACCGGTTGGGGCGTGAGAGAAAGGTGCCACAGTGTATATCAGAGTATTTCATATTTGCCCAAAAGTGGCGCACCTGAAGGGATTCGAACCCCCGACACTCGGTTCCGAAGACCGATGCTCTATCCGGCTGAGCTACAGGTGCTGACAGTATTATTATAGCACATCTGCCTTCTCAAAGGAAAGAGCGGAGACGCACAAAAAAAGCCTCCGCACATGCCGTAGAATGGGAGAGTTTTATAACCCAAAAACCCAAAGGGGGAACGCTGTGCAGGCATTACGCGATTTCCCGCAGCCGGGACAAGTCAAACCAGGCCGCTATAGGGACTCCCACTCCTGCGTGCTACTTAACGCATTCCAAATAATAAAAGTGTCGGTTTAAACGTCGTCGATTCTACGCACACGGCAGATAGCTTCACTTATAGTATAGCATATAAACCGGGCTCATACAACAAAAATCCAAAAATTTTTCGGCTCTTTTTCCGCGCGGCCCGCCGGCAAAAATGGTATAATATTTATATACCAAAGATACACGGAAACAGACAATTCATGAACAAACTGATCATTGCAGCCATAGTCCTTTGCGCGGCCGGCCTGACCTTTTCCCTGATGCTGCCGGGGATGTATCTGAGAGGCTACGTCCTGCCCCGCGCAGCATACCGGGCAGTAGGCCGGGTCCCGCCCCAGAGGGCCTATCCCCATCCCGGGAAGGCTCCCATAGGGACGCCCGTAGACCTTGCGCAGCAGGCTCCGAAGGGGGAGCCGAAAGGGACGACGCAGCCCGGAGCCCTTTCCGGGCAGGTCCCGGTGACGTCGGCGGCTCCCGCCCCGCTCCGCAAGTCCCCCGGCGCGAAGAGCTCCGCCGGGCAGGCGCCGAAGACCCCGCCGGCCCCGCCCAAAAAGGCCGACCCTCCGAAGATCGAGAGGCCCGAGCTGCCGGGTCTGCCGAGCGCTGCGGAAAAGCGCAGCATGGCGAAAAAAAGGACCGGGGACAACGCCAGGCTCCTGGGTCAATACGTCACTCTGCCCGACGGCATGACCGGAAAAGAGAAGGACGCCTTTCTGGACAAGCTGGCCGCCTCCGACATGAGCCCGGCCAAAAAGAAGACCGTCACTTTTGGCAGCTATCCCCAAAAGACAGACCAAAAGGAGCCCATAGAATGGGTGGTGCTGGCGGTGATACCGGACCGGTACATGCTGCTCTGCAGCAAGCGTATCCTGGAATGCAGGCCCGCTTCGGACGACCCAGCCGGCGAGCCCGCCCAATGGGAGACCTCTTCTCTCAGAAGGTGGTTGAACGAAGATTTTTATGACGAGGCCTTCAATGAGGAAGAAAAAGGCAGGATAGCCGCCTCCCGGGTCCCGGTCTCTGCCTCCGGAAAGGAGACCGAATTCACGGAAGACAAGGTCTTTGTCCCCTGCGTCAACGAGACCCGGCTGCCCGTCTATTTCTTCGGTCCCGACAGCAGGAAATGCGCTCCCACGGAGTTCGCCTCCGACGAAGGGACGTCGGCAAACCCGGACGCCGGCTTTGCCGCCTGGTGGATCAGGGGCGAAAAGGGAGCCGGCCTCGCGCAGATATCCCCGGCAGGGGCTCCCGCAGGCGCCCTGACGCCCGCGGCAGGGGCCAGACCCTTCGTCTGGATAAAGCTGACCAAGTCAGGTTAGGCGCCGGTTTCCGGCCGCGACGGTTTGCGCCCCGCGGGACCACGGGTCCCGCGGGGCGCAGGTCTGCGGCGTCCTCTACCGCTTTATCTCAAAGTTGATGAGCGCCGAGGCCGGGCTTTGGTCCCGGACGATCCTCAGGCCCTCCGCCAGCCGGGCTCCCTTTATCTCCCACTCTTCTCCGGTGTCCGTATCCCTCACCACGTAGGTCTTGTCCTTACGGAGGTCCCTGAGGCGCACCTCCACCGTGTTGTCCGGGCAGTCCTCCCGCCGGAAGGCCAGCAGGACTCCCCTGCCCTCCTCGGGCCTGTGGAACTGGAAGACGGTCCAGATATCCCGGCCCGTCCCATAGGGCGTCAGGGGATAATAGTCGCCCAAGACAAAGGGCGCCGCGCAGGTCATCAGCTCGTCCAAAGCTCCCCGCATGGCCCCGTAGTCGAGATCCCTGCGGCGCAGGTCCCACAGGGTGTTCAGGGAGGGGGCAAAGCAGCTCCTGATGCCGTAGGTGTCAAAGGAATTGGTCACGGTGCCCGAGTAGGGCAGCCAATAGCTTATGCCGTAGGTGTGGTTTTGCTCGCCTTCCGGGTCCCCGGCGGAGTCGCTGCGCAGCAGCGGCAGGGCCCTTCTCATGGTCTCCGGGTCGTTGCGCTGGCCTCCGGAGGCGCAGGCGTCAATGATCAGATGGGGGAATCTGGCCCGCAGGGCGTCCAGATATGCCAGATAGCCCATGACGTATCTGATCTCGGTCATGCCCCTTCTTCCAAAGGTGTCCGCCGCTCTCCAATAGGACGCGGGGGCTATGTTGTAGTCCTGCCTGTACACGTCGATCTTTTCTCTCTCTATCATGTCGCCCACGTGTCCGGTGAGCCAGGCCAGGCATTCCGGATCTCCCAGATCCAGCAGGGTCCCTCCCAGCAGCCATTCCGGGTGCTCCCGGGCCAGCCGGGACTCCGGGTCCCCCACCCGTTCCGGCTCAAACCACACTATCACGCCGGAGCCCCTGTCGTGAGCGTAGCGGCTCACCTCTCCCAGACCCAGGGGAAAACGCTCCGGGTCCGGCTCCCAGGTGCCCGTGCGGGCCCACTCTCCCCCGCAGGGATACCAGCCGGCGTCCATCCACCAATATGCCGGATGAAAGCCCTCTGCCGCGTATCTGTCGATAAAGAGCTTCTGGGACCGGGCGTCCGCCCGGGTCATTTCCCCGTACCACAGAGAGGAGCTGGCCACGTGCATGGGAGACGCGTTTTTCGGCATGCCCCAGGCCAGCATGTAGCTGCGCCAGATATTCTGGGCTCTCTCCCAGTCACCGCTGTAATTCATGACCATCGACAGAGGCGAGCGGACCTCTTCTCCGGGATACAGGGTAAAGGCCGCCATCTCAAAGCCTCCGGAAATGCGGGCCCGGTCCCCCTCGGACACAAAGTCGCAGCGCCACTGTCCGGGCCAGCCTACCACCGCTATGAGGCCGCCCCGGCCTCCGGTCTCCAGATTGAAATAGGGCCAGTCGCTGCCGGTGCAGCGCCCCGTAGCCGGAAACACGGACACAGGCTCTCCCTCTGTCAGCAGGGTGGTCATGGGTCTGTAATCCGTGGGGGTGATGGCGGCGCCGGCGGCGTGATGGAGAAGAAAGGGACCCTGTCCGGGCGCAGTGATATCCAGAGAACGGATGTCACTGAGGATGGGAGTATTCTCACTGCCGTTGTTCCTGAACCACAGCACCCATTCGGACACGGGGAAATCGACATAGTCCGTCCTCTCGCAACGCAGCTCCAGCCCCGTGGCGGGATCCCGGTAGACCTGAGTGGTCCGGGTGCGGCTCCCGTCCGGCTTTTCCGTGACGGCGCTGTATTCCCACCCGGGCAGCAGCTCGTCGGAGGAAGAGTCGCCGTATCTGAAGAAAAAGGGAGTGTCGGAGGGGCCTCTCGGCGGCAGGGAGGCGGCGTTTTGCAAAAAGCCCAGCTCGCCCAGCAGGGTGGCCTTCCCCCGGGAGTCATACACAGCCACGTCTCCCCAGTCCGACTGGTCGCAGGCTATGTCATCTCCGCCGTCTGTGACCATCAGATGGATGGAGTCGGTGGCCGGCAGAGGGATGTCCACCGGGACGGGGTCCATACCCTGACGGCACAGGGGCGACCTGTAGAGCTCTGCGCCCACGGAGTCCGTGATGACGAATTCCACGCTGCCTCCGCCGGAGCGGGCGTCCAGGCCCACCTCCGCGGTGAGCCTCACGGAGTCCTCCGGCAAAAAGGCCTCCACGTCCGAGACCGCGTGGGCGTATATGCCGGTCCTGTATTCCCTGTCCCCTATCCTCAGGGGCTCGCCGCCCCTTTCGTTGAGAAACACCGGGTCGTGGTTGGCATGGACGAACAGCCCCGCGGGGCGGCCCCCTTCGGCGGCCGTTCCCGCAGCCGGGACGGAGGTCCGGGGCCGGGCAAAGTGAGCCTTGCGCCAGGCCCGGGCATCCTTCAGTTCCTTTTGGGTCGCTGTTGCCGCCGTGGCGGACAGAGCCGCCGCAATGAGCAGCAACAACAGCGCAGGCAGTAAGATGTTTTTCATAGTATTTCCGTCATGGGCCGGGAGCCCGGTTAATTGCGGTCCCAGAGCCTCTGCCGGCCGGCGCGGCTGCGCCGGTCCGGGGACCGCATTTTCATTATAGCATATTTTCTCTGTCGGGCAGGCGCAAAAGGAGAGCCGCAGGGGCAGCGTTAGTGCAATCCGGAGGCAAATGTGATAGAATATATATAGTATTATTCCGAGACATGCGTATGAACGAAATATATCACGTCACTCTGCAGCCCATGGGGACCGGAGTGCAGGTCCCTGCGGGGACCCTCATATCCCGCCTGCTCTTCTCCCGTGACGTCCACGTGGAGTCTCCCTGCGGCGGAGCGGGCAAATGCGGCAAATGCCGTGTCATCGCAAGAGGAGCCCTGTCTCCTCTTTCCGACACGGAAAGAGAGCGCCTGACCCCCGGCGAGCTGGCAGAGGGCTACCGGCTGGCCTGCTGCGCCTCTGTGGCGGGAGACTGCGAGATACTCATCCCCGCAGCGTCCCGGTCGGGAGAGCAGCAGATCCTCACGGAGACAGCGCCTGTGGAATGCGAGCCCCGGCCCCGGGCAGCCAAGATATACTGCGCTCTCGGCGAGCCCCGTCTGGGCGAAAACACCACTGAGGCCCGGCGGGTCCTGGAGGCTACAGGGGCCTCCCGTATCGCTTCCGGCCTTCTGGGGAGCCTGGCGCAGATCATCAGGGACTCGGCATACAGCTTCACCGCCACCGTGTTTGACGGGTCGGTGATCGCCGTGGAGCCCGGAGACACCGGCAGCGAGTGCTATGGGGCAGCCTTTGACATAGGCAGCACCACTCTGGCAGGCTATCTGGCGGATCTCGGGACGGGCAAGGTGCTGGCCGCCGATTCGATGATGAACCCTCAGATACTGTTTGGCGACGACCTCATCAGCCGCATCAACTACGCGGGCCGGAGCCGGGAGGCTCTGGAACAGCTGAGGCAGCCCTTGTGGCACAGCCTCTCCCAAATGGCGGAAGCTCTGGCCGTGGGGGCAGGCGTTGCCCCGGACCGGATCTATTACGCCACCTGTGTGGGCAACACCTGCATGTGCCATATAGCGGCGGGCATCCCGCCCTTTACTCTGGGGGTATCTCCCTACATACCCACCACCACCGAGGCGCTGCTGCTCCCCGCTTCCGACACGGGACTGCGCATCAACCCCGGAGGCATGGTCCAGTTCCTGCCCTGCATAGGGGGCTTCGTGGGGGCGGACACGACGGGAGTCATCCTGTCCTCCCTGCCCATGGACGACAAGACCCGCATGGCCGTGGATATAGGCACCAACGGAGAGATAGCCCTGTGGCACAAGGGGCGCCTCACCGTGTGCTCCGCCGCCGCCGGCCCTGCCTTTGAAGGCGCGGGCATATCCTGCGGCATGAGAGGCGGCAAGGGAGCCATAGACAAGGTCTCCATGGAAGACGGCCGCTTTGTCATCCACACCTGCGGAAACGAAAA includes the following:
- a CDS encoding MATE family efflux transporter gives rise to the protein MNKGDTGLNMTEGSVPRLLVRFSLPMVAQMMFVVVNNFVSAVILGQFVSAAALGVVAIVMPIIFVTNSIAVGFTTATAILVAQAYGKNDLAGIRKIVDTSLVLVVITCALVMVFGITNTDLLMKLIKAEPSMIHDGKLFLTIQFAVVPFLFLQFLLFSCLRGIGDSKPTMYFQIVNVFLTITFTLLLVCGPFGLPKLGIMGAALAMGISQVIVDLCLLIRLVSTKSVVCPHLRNLQFRKDLAWITVKLGFPTMLQQVILNVCSIFIVGFVNECGVVVTSGFGAASRIDFVAFAPAQAICMAVSMMAGQNIGVQKFDRVKKIFYWGCLLALITTLVPAFLSWFYPEFLMKIFIHEKGPIEVGIVYLRYNAVAYLFYAFMFCGEGIPLAAGQTWVATVVSLISLWAVRVPLAWYYMNHGMKEAGIWLGIVVGLIAGSILITGYFFSGGWKRKALTPTSEEADEAAV
- a CDS encoding biotin transporter BioY, encoding MVFSLRLAGRCLLGAFLLYLSSRLRLWTGGPVPVTGQTFCLALMCLLADTKTAVGASVLYLAAGAAGLDVFAGGRGLHSAGAGYLTAFPFAAFLMSNLSRKARQTLAGLTVSLLPGLTLIYLCGTAGLMASEGVRTGAVWGAAPFVCWDMVKLIFAALLALRARSGREDTDE
- a CDS encoding pentapeptide repeat-containing protein encodes the protein MKRQYKDASFDGRSLYGKALAGDSWQSCSFRSADLTEAHITGCSFADCDFRGAALNLCRVSGSSFVNCRFDGANLFMASFASSRLMGCDFSGAATGGLSFGACDLSYSVLSYLTLDGADLSGCILRGAALAGCSLRKADLTDCDLREAGLRAADLREAALLRCSCEGCDLTDARLAGARIDIPFALYFAAFHGMTPEA
- a CDS encoding DUF4445 domain-containing protein, which codes for MNEIYHVTLQPMGTGVQVPAGTLISRLLFSRDVHVESPCGGAGKCGKCRVIARGALSPLSDTERERLTPGELAEGYRLACCASVAGDCEILIPAASRSGEQQILTETAPVECEPRPRAAKIYCALGEPRLGENTTEARRVLEATGASRIASGLLGSLAQIIRDSAYSFTATVFDGSVIAVEPGDTGSECYGAAFDIGSTTLAGYLADLGTGKVLAADSMMNPQILFGDDLISRINYAGRSREALEQLRQPLWHSLSQMAEALAVGAGVAPDRIYYATCVGNTCMCHIAAGIPPFTLGVSPYIPTTTEALLLPASDTGLRINPGGMVQFLPCIGGFVGADTTGVILSSLPMDDKTRMAVDIGTNGEIALWHKGRLTVCSAAAGPAFEGAGISCGMRGGKGAIDKVSMEDGRFVIHTCGNEKARGICGSGLVDAVRVLLEEGAVDMTGRLLPPEEFSGSAAIAERLREGEKGAEFVLAFADDSASGYSLSLKHSDIRALQLAKGSICAAIRTLLDENGITESDLTGLTLAGGFGNYLDRGSAIAIGLLPRIDPDIIIPAGNGAGTGAIQALISSERLQRAREIAAMAEHTELALSARYQMNLMDSMMFY
- a CDS encoding MBL fold metallo-hydrolase; the encoded protein is MEIKAVKFRENGFFTQPFVFGGEEGPDKFDPQVRYRGALTNYLIDTGDEVILVDTGLPEGTPEEAPDETTSVYLGREKNSYMAAFRELGYKPEQVTKILITHKHADHTGELRSFPNARIYASREEAGAEELALPNVVPVDFTDGPYYNFPACQKMGDGIYYIKAQGHTRGNSIVIVELDGLFYMIHGDVTYLDEALYANKLSIVYEDIEAARETLDNVREFVREHPTVYVSTHTPQGYDNLEARRVIDLDAPPATVYATPDFSQFKTTGKYVCSVCGYVYDPAENGGVAFEDLPEDWKCPRCKKPRDKFNRA
- the sfsA gene encoding DNA/RNA nuclease SfsA — its product is MKYSDIHCGTFLSRPNRFVAHVLVGGETVVCHVKNTGRCKELLVPGARAVVEAAPPSSVRKTRYDLVSVYKGERLVNIDSQAPNRIFGEWAREQGFSLIRPEYTFGSSRLDYYLEKDGKKILAEVKGVTLELDNVAMFPDAPTERGVKHVRELQRALSLGYEARIYFVIQMMGVKLFTPSLRHHPEFFEALQAADAAGVQVYAAECLVTPDEVTWADFVPVKYIRQPYGAVKQ
- a CDS encoding alpha-galactosidase is translated as MKNILLPALLLLLIAAALSATAATATQKELKDARAWRKAHFARPRTSVPAAGTAAEGGRPAGLFVHANHDPVFLNERGGEPLRIGDREYRTGIYAHAVSDVEAFLPEDSVRLTAEVGLDARSGGGSVEFVITDSVGAELYRSPLCRQGMDPVPVDIPLPATDSIHLMVTDGGDDIACDQSDWGDVAVYDSRGKATLLGELGFLQNAASLPPRGPSDTPFFFRYGDSSSDELLPGWEYSAVTEKPDGSRTRTTQVYRDPATGLELRCERTDYVDFPVSEWVLWFRNNGSENTPILSDIRSLDITAPGQGPFLLHHAAGAAITPTDYRPMTTLLTEGEPVSVFPATGRCTGSDWPYFNLETGGRGGLIAVVGWPGQWRCDFVSEGDRARISGGFEMAAFTLYPGEEVRSPLSMVMNYSGDWERAQNIWRSYMLAWGMPKNASPMHVASSSLWYGEMTRADARSQKLFIDRYAAEGFHPAYWWMDAGWYPCGGEWARTGTWEPDPERFPLGLGEVSRYAHDRGSGVIVWFEPERVGDPESRLAREHPEWLLGGTLLDLGDPECLAWLTGHVGDMIEREKIDVYRQDYNIAPASYWRAADTFGRRGMTEIRYVMGYLAYLDALRARFPHLIIDACASGGQRNDPETMRRALPLLRSDSAGDPEGEQNHTYGISYWLPYSGTVTNSFDTYGIRSCFAPSLNTLWDLRRRDLDYGAMRGALDELMTCAAPFVLGDYYPLTPYGTGRDIWTVFQFHRPEEGRGVLLAFRREDCPDNTVEVRLRDLRKDKTYVVRDTDTGEEWEIKGARLAEGLRIVRDQSPASALINFEIKR